The genomic stretch GCGATTCGATGGATGCATATGATTTTTGGTATCGCTTGGATCGGTGCCTCATTCTATTTTGTATGGCTAGAAAATCACCTTAATCGGGTTAACCCAAAAACGGGGCTAGCAGGCGACCTTTGGGCTATTCATGGTGGTGGTATTTATCACTTAGAAAAATACAAACTAGCGCCAAGCAAAATGCCAGAAACATTACATTGGTTTAAATGGGAAGCGTACACCACTTTCCTAAGTGGTATCTCACTATTAACTGTGGTTTATTACTTTAACGCTCAGTCGATGTTAATCGCACCAGAATCTGGCTTAGTCGAATGGCAAGGTATTGCCATTGGTATCGCGACAATTGTTGTCGGTTGGATTGTTTACCATCTGTTATGTGAATCACCACTGGCTCAGAAACCAGCCTTGATGGGTGTGGTATTAATGCTGATGATCATTGCTGTCGCATATGGTCTATCACTGGTATTCACAGGACGAGCTGCTTATATCCATGTCGGTGCCATGATCGGCTCTATCATGGTAGGTAATGTATTCTTCGTGATCATGCCTGGTCAGCGTAAAATGGTTGCAGCTGTATCAAAAGGTAACGCGCCGGATCCAAAAGATCCAGCCAAAGCATTGTTACGCTCACGCCATAATAACTACCTAACATTACCCGTGCTGTTTATTATGATCAGTAATCACTTCCCAAGTACTTATGGTAGTGAATACAACTGGCTGATATTAGCTGCTGTATCCATTATCAGTGTGCTAGTGCGTCATTACTTTAATACACGCCACCAGCATCAGAAATACGCCTGGACATTACCGTTTGCCGCCTTTGCAATGATCACGCTAGCTTATGTGACAAAACCAACGGTAGATAATAGCGCACCACAAGTTGCTTTTAGTGACGTACAAACAATTGTCGCTGAACGCTGTGCCGTGTGTCATGCCACAACAGGCGTTGCACCAATGGCAGGCGTCCATCTTGATTCTCCTGAGAACATTAAACTGAATTCAGACAGGGTATTGTCGGCAGTGCGTAACCGCGTCATGCCACAAGGTAACATCACTAAAATGACGGATGATGAGCGTACAGTCGTCGTAAACTGGATCAATCAAGGCGCAATAATAGAGTGACATAAAATGTAGCAATATAAGAGCGACTAATAATAACAAGTCACTGACTCGCTTGTAATAACAATAAAAATCCCGATTTACAGCACGCTAACTGCAGTATAAGTCGGGGTTTTCATTTTTAATGGAACAAAAATCCAATAAAAATGTCATAGCGCTATATAAAATAATTATAAGTGGGCGTAATGGAACAGTTAAACAAGCAACTCTTTTTAAGTATTAATCAATTCGCAGGGCAAAACCAACTCATTGATTACATCTTCATGTTCTTTGCCGAAGCCATGCCCTACCTGTTTATCATCTTGGTCATCACCCTCTGGTTTCGTTGTGACGAAAAAACGAAACGTTACCTTATTGGCGCCACACTGACATCTGTCGTTGGGATCGTGATCAATGCACTTATTGCACAAATTTATTTTCACCCACGGCCTTTTATGAATGATTTGGGCACGACGCTTGTTGCCCATACACCAAATTCATCATTCCCTTCAGATCACACAACATTTATGTTTTGTATCGCCTTTAGCTTATTACTGCATAAAGCAACAAAAAAATTAGCATTAGGCTTAGCGGTATTCGCTATTATCGGAGGGTTATCTCGAGTATATATCGGCGTACATTATCCTTTCGATATTGCAGCTGCATCCGCCATGGGGATGATGTCAGCACTGCTTGTACACACAGTGCGGTATAAACTGGCTGGTATTTACAATCTGATGATTACGATTAGCACACGCCTAACGGATAAGCTGGGATAGCAGTATATCGCGTATTGATGAACGTAAACCAGCGACACATCCGGTGTTGCTGGTATTATTTTGCAGGTATTAGGCTTCGCTCACTAAGAAACGCATGATTTCTTCCATGTCTAAATTAAAATCATCCGCTCTGACCGATTGAGCAATTTCATCATCACCCATCGATAAATCAATCTGATTTGCATGCTCAAAATCACGTTTATCCAAGCTGTAAAACGAGTTTACTTTCGGGCGGATTGGATCGGCGTGGTTATAGCCTTCAACGATCGCCAATCGATTTGAATTCAATTTAACCAAAGAGCCTACAGGATAAACCCCCATACACTTAATAAAGGCATTAACCAAGCTTAAATCGATTTGCCCAGCTTGCCCCAAGTTGCGGAGAATACCAAATGCTTTTAACTGAGTAGAACCTGCTTTATAACAGCGATTTGCCGTTAATGCATCGTAGATATCACAGATAGTCAATATGCGACCATAGCGAGAAATTTGCTGTCCAGCCAAACCATAAGGATAACCTTCACCGTCTAATTTTTCATGATGCAAACCTGCAACATCCAAGCTGAGTTTAGAAATACCCGGAATCGATTTAATAATATCAATCGAGTGATTAACGTGTAACTTCATGATGTCAAATTCATCAGCCGTTAATTTACCAGGCTTATTGAGGATCTCATCTGGCGTGCGTATCTTACCAATGTCATGTAAAAATGCCCCTATCGCCAACTCCCTAATAATACTTTTTTCAATACCAAGGTGGCGACAGAATAAGGCCATCAGCATAGATACAGCAAAAGAATGCTCGAGTAAGTATTCATCTTTTTGGCGGATATTGATGGCACACATTAAGGCGTCAGAATCGGTGAATAACGTATCGATTAACTCAGAAGTCAGCGTTTTAACTGAACAAAGATCAATCTCAGTGCCTTCTTCGATATGCGTGAATAGCTTTCTTTGTACGTCTTTAGATGTTGAAATGAGAGCCTTGGCTTGCACCATTTTCACGTTGAATGCTTGCTTACGTCCGTACATGTTGGCTTTTAAAGCAGCCGCATCTGCCGCCATTTTAGCATCAAATTTTGATGCATCAACAAGTACGCGTTTAATACCCAATTCAATCAATTTGTTTAATACAACATCATTTTTCACCCATTCCGCTTTTGTCAGCTTAAAACTACCAGTTTGCAAAGTGATCTTTTCAATGTAAGTCCCTGCAGTAATCTCGGTAATATCTTGTTCTATAAACATTAGAGTTAGCTCAAAAAAGTAGTCATGGTAAAAAGTTACTTTAGCACCATCCCCTGAGTAAATACACCTAATAACTATACAGTTGGCTATAGTGAGCCATCAGTAGTTAGTTTATGCGCAATGTGCATCATCTGCAGTTTGGTGATGAAGAATTTTAAATAACCGATACTCACCCAAGTCACAATAGCCGTTGCCCCCCACAGTTCAAACAAAGCAACCACATGTAGCTGGGAAATATATTGCTCTGCAATACCGATACTCGCAAACCAACCACCTGTGCTATACAAAGCTTTAGCACTAATAACCAATGGAAACGTAAATGCAGCAAAACCAGGATTGAAGGTTAAACGAGATAAATGTAATAGCGCCATATAAATAACCACGGTCATTAACAATGCAATGCCCAACAATACCGCCACAATAATAGGTGATGGCTCAGCCATAAAAGCCAAGTAACCAGTTAAACATAAGCTTGCTGGCGCGGCTAAAATAGCAATGGATGGTTTCGCACTTGCTGGGATTTTTTCACCAAAAATAAGACGGTTAATCATCACGGGTAATAACAACGCGTAATTAATAATGCCGAACGCTAAAATGGCATAGCAAATCGGTTTAAACAGCTCAGGCTGCGGGCAAGTAAATACCGCAACAACCAAACCAATTGGTGGCACAAACCAACTTGGTACCATATGCTGTAATTGCATATCTTGATAACGGTGATATAAAAACAACACCAAAAATACGATATGTAGCACTATTGCGGCGAGCCATAGAAACGTCGCAGTGGCTGGATAAACAGCAGTTAACGAGCTTGATACCACCATGGTCGCCATTGCAAATGTCGGAACAACGCTGCCAACAACATGATGAGAAAGATCATTCCAAAGTGTTTGTGGATGAATAATAAACCGTAATAATAAAGTGAGTAAAATGACCGCTGCGATCGTTGCTGTCGCATTCTGTATAAAGCCATTAAAATCATACGCCGACTCCCACAAGGCCCCGAGAGATGAAATCCCTAAAGCAAGACCGGCGACAGGCGTTGGTAATAATTTAAAGTTAATTCTAATTTGGTTTAACATAATACACCTCACTTATTGATGTAGTGATTATAACCCTAGCTTTAGGTTAATAAAATCTGTATATTTTTAACATGAAGTTAAAATAAGTTGAACCCACATGAACCTATCGTTAAGACAATTACGTGTATTTGTTGCCGTTAGCCAGCAACAAAGTATTACTCACGCAGCAAAACATTTATTTCTAACTAAAGCCGCGGTTAGTATGGCGTTAAGCGAACTTGAAAATCAATTAGGCCAACAGCTTTTTGATCGAACGAACAACCGCTTACACCTCAATCCATATGGCCAACGTTTATTACCCATCGCCGATGAATTACTACATCGAGCTGCCAGTATTGATACACTATTTCAACAGTCTGGCGCATTAATTGGTGATCTCGCTATCGGCGCAAGCGAAACCATCGGCAATCAGATATGCCCTTGGTTACTCGCACAGTTTCGACAGCAGACCGCGCATACCCAGCAAACCTTACACATCCGTAACAGCGCGCATATTGCAGAGATGATATTAAACTACCAGCTCGACATTGGCCTTATTGAAGGTGATGTTAACCACAATGATATTGAAGCCACACCTTGGTTAAAAGATGAGATGTGTATCATTGCCGCTGCGAATCACCCTTTATTGACGACATTAAGCCTACAACTAAGCGATTTAGCTGATCATGCTTGGGTACTCCGTGAAGCGGGATCAGGGAGCCGCGCTTTCTTTGATATCCATGTTGCGCCTGCAATCGGGCAATGGCAACTGGCTTATCAGCTCAATTCGATTGAAGCACAGCTTAACTTTGTTGCCGCCGGATTAGGCCTTGCTTGCGTATCTAAATTCAGTGCTACGCACGCCCTCGCGAATGGTCGTGTGCGCATATTACCACTCGATAGCAAGTTAGAGCGACAATATAAGATAATCATGCATAAGCAAAAATACAAAAGCGCACTAATCACGGCGTTTATCGAGTTTAGTCAGCAATGGGATGCGGCGACCTTAATTCCCCATAAAGTATGAAAAATCAGTGTTTAACATTAGCGAAGAGCAGCGACAAGAAAAATATACGCTAATATTATTATCATTATAGGATGATAAATTAAGGCGATAAAATGTTGAATAGCGCTCGATTACATGACCAATTTAAGCTCACTAAATGGCTTAAATTGGTCATCGTCTATAGCTTCACTATGAATCAAGTGTATGCGCATGACTCACTAGCGCACATGCCACAAGGTAATCCCTCGCAAGATATGATTATCAATCGATTAACCGCAGGAGTGAATAGCCAGTTACAACATGGACCCGTTCGCAAAGGAGAAACATTAACATCGATAGCGCAACAACGCGCCCCCCAAAATACCTCCCGAAACCAATACATAGAGATGATTTTTAGACTCAATCCACAGGCTTTTATTAATCAGAATAAGAATAAGCTCAAAACCGGAAGCCTGCTTAGATTACCAGGTTATCAGCAAGGCAATGATAGCCTTCAAAATGTAGCGAGGGCACAGCCGAGGACGCAATTTAACAACCAAAAAGTGCAACTAATTGAATACAACTCACTATTACAGATTAAGAGCGAGTCAAAAACCACACCGTTTTTACCACAAATCCCTATTCACGTCATCGCTCCGAATAGCTTAAACCAGCAACAAAAGCGAGCGAAGTTACAAGCCTTGATGCTACAAAACCAACAAACAGAAATACACGAACAAGTCGCATTATTACAACACATCAGTGAGATCGAACAACAACTAACAATAAGCCAAGAATCCGCGTCAAAACTCACTCATAGTCAGCAGCAACTCAGCTTAAAAAATAAAAATCTACTGCTACAAATTCAAGATTTACATAAAAAATACGATCACATTATCAATAACTACAACTTCACCCCTAAATTTTAGGTAAAAAAAAGGAGTAGCAAACGCTACTCCTACCGTAATAGTCAAAAATTATTACGCCTGAATACATCACCAACCTAGCTGGAAATTTCAGGATAAAGTATACTTACTTCTTTGATATAAAATATTCAAATAGCTGTTGCTAGGCAAACGGTCGAAAGGAATTAAAATACCCTTGCCAAATAAGTAGACATAAAACTCAAGCTCGTGCGAAGCTTGAGTATCCGTGCTAAGACTATTAAACAAAAAGCTGACCACAAGGTCAAGTTTTAATGTGTATTTTGTTACTTTTTTGTAAAGCTTTATAACTTTATATCAATAATTACGAAGGGATGAATATAAGTATGTCTACCATACGGAAGAAAAACGAAGCAAAGATTTTAAAGGCTGCAAGTCAAGTGTTTGCCAGTGAAGGTTACGCAGCAACAAAAACCATTGATATCGCGAAACTTGCCGGTGTACCTAAGGCCAACGTCTATTATTACTTTGGTAATAAAGAGACACTATACTCAGCTGTATTAGAAACGATCATTGAGCCATTACTCAGCGCAACCCATCCAATTGAAACTATCGATAACCCCGCAATAGCCTTAACTGAATACATTAAGACTAAACTGCTCATCTCACGCGATTACCCATATGCTTCGAAAGTATTCGCCAACGAGATCATGCGAGGTTCGCCATTATTATCACCAGAGATACGCCAACGCTTAATGAATCAGAGTACTTTTTTACTCGATAAATTTAGCCAATGGATTGCCGCGGGCCAAATGGACAACATATCACCACATCACTTATTGTTTATGATCTGGTCTTCGACCCAAACTTATGCTGACTTTAGCTGGCAGATCAACGCCGTAATGGGTAAATCATCACTCGCAGCGAGTGATTATGATGATGCTGCACATCTCATCAGCCAGCTGGTTCTAAAAGGCTGTAATGTACAATCTTGTGGCAACAATACAGTGCCAGCAGCCAGTTAAAGCCGCTTACTTATAAATATGAGCGAAGCGGAGTTAAAATTAATTTTTTTATATCCCCTAAGCCATTTTTAATGCGCCGAATTTGAGGGTTAAGCAAGAACGCATAACCCTCAAAACACAGCGCATTGATAAATTTTCTTTGTGTTCGGTAATAATCTGCATAACCTTCTTTCAACTTGGCATCTGCCAAAGCAAATGTATGCTTGCTTAATCCCAGTTTTCGCTGTTTATAATCATTAATAATATGTTCGATACACTCAAGATGCTGTAGACGCTTACTGTCAGTTTGAGTCACCGAATCACTACGCATGAGATAACCCGTGTAGCTTTTCGTTAATAGTGCTATCTCAAACTGCTCACAAATTTTTAGCCATAACTGCCAATCCTCGCAATAGCTCATATCGACATCAAACATTCCAACCGTCTTAAATACCGACGCCTTCACCATCACCGTCGATGTCCCAACCACATTATGAGCCAATACCAGTGCTAAAGGCTGCGTAATACCATAGCTAGGTGTAGTCACTTCTTTAAATTGATTCCAATACCCAAAACAATCAACAATGTACTGATATTTTTCGTTCACATGATCATAATTAGTAAATGACATTGCGACACTCGGATCCGCGTCATGCAACGCTAACTGCGCCGTTAATTTTCCTGGGTACCAATAATCATCCGCATCTAAAAATGCAATATACTCACCAGCCGCGTGTTCTATCGCGATATTACGCGCAGCTGAAGCACCAAGCCCTTTGGTCGTCATCACCTTTATACCTAGTTCCTGCTGGCGCAAAGATTCAAGATATTCCGCCGTGCCGTCAGTGCTATTATCATTGACAATAATGATCTCAACATCATTTCGGTCTTGTTGCAAAATGCTTTCTATCGCTTTTGGTAAATAGGCCAAGCAATTATAGCTCGGAATAATCACTGAAACTGTATATCCCATAACACTACCCTATGTTATCTGCTGATACCTGTATGTAACATCCTAAAAAACAATTGTCCTGATAAATACTATCATTAGTTAGCGGCTTTATTTTTATTCTAGCTATGTTGATAAGCCTAGCTAACAAATTAATTTTTGAATGTAAGTACGATAATTATTATCGTTTAAATAAACAGGGATGAACGAACATATGTATAAAGCGGATGGTAGAATGAAAAAAGTGGCATTTTTAGCGCCTTCATACCCAGTGCTAAGTGAAACATTCATTCGGACGGAAATTGATTCTGTTCGTGCTAATGGCCATGATGTATGTGTCATGACATTTATAAAATATCCGGACTGTGGAAAGTTCAACTATGATGTTCATGTGATCGGCGAAAACTCCCCCCTTTATTTACTCTACACTCTTAGCCCTCTCGGTATATTAAAAGCATTACATTTCATCACCAAACAACGTTCAATGCCCAAATTATCGTTATTCCGATATAGCCTCAAGCTTGCTCTGCAAATGCGAAAAGCAGGCGTTAATCATGTCCATGCTCACTTTGCCCAGCATACCTGCACACATGCGATTGCAGCTGCGAAGATGATGGGCATCAGTAACTCTTTTGTTGCTCATGGCCATGATCTATATGAAGCACCATTTGACGTCGATTTAAAGGTAAATAACAGCAATTTTGTGGTCGCGGTATGCAAAGACATGGAGAATGATTTAAAGAAAATAAACGACGCTAAGATAAGGTTGTTACATTGTGGGGTGAAAACCAATAAATTTAAACCGCCAGTGTTACCTGCCAGCAAACCCGCAGATGGCACGCCGATTAAACTGGTATTCTTAGGTCGATTAGTTGAGCAAAAAGGCGTTTATTACTTGATCCAAAGTCTCGCAGAATTAAATACACACAAGTTAATTACTCTCGATATTATTGGTGATGGCGAATTGCGCACAAGCTTACAACAGCAAGTATATCAATTAGGGTTATCGAAGTTTGTCCGCTTTCACGGGTCTAAATCCCCCGACTGGGTCAGCCGTAATCTTGCCACTTTTGATTGTCTCGTTGCTCCATTCTGCGTCTCACATTCAGGCTGTGTTGATACTGGTCCCCTCGTATTAAAAGAAGCCATGGCTGTCGGTATTCCCGTGATCACCACAGATTTAATGGGTTGCAAAGAGATAGTCGCACAAGGAACAGGCTTGATTGTAAAACAAAAAAATAGCCCATCACTGAGTCTCGCAATTACTGAATTTATCAATTATTCACCAGAAAAACGTGAAGATATGAGGCGTTTAGCAAGATCAAATATAGAAGATAACTTTGATGCTTTAAATCAAGCGAAGAGCCTATCAAATTGGATTGAGGCTTGTGCTAGTTAAATTAGCTGCTGCAAGACATAAATAGTAAAAAGGTAAAATAAAGAATAAGAAATAGAGAATAGGAAATAGGAAATAAAAATAACGCGGTACACTCGTCAGTTTACCGCGCTATCACTAGCTTAAATGTTACAGACTGCTATAACGATTCTCACCGTATACGTATGTTTCACATACAACACGATCATCACCCATCAACATCAATGCAAACAAGGTTTCTTCTAATGACGTTGAGTTGTCCATACGGAATTTAAGTAACGGCGTAGCAGCTAAATCTAACACCACGAAATCCGCTTCTTTACCTACGGCTAAGTTACCAATTTTGTCTTCTAAACGTAATGCGTTTGCACCACCTAACGTAGCCAAATAAAGTGATTTAAATGGGCTTAGCGCCTGTCCTTGCAACTGCATTACTTTATATGCTTCATTCATCGTTGATAATAACGAAAAACAAGTACCCGCGCCCACATCTGTGCCCATGCCAACATTAACACCGAATTTTTCTAAACGCGGTAAGTCTAATAAACCCGAGCCTAAGAATAAGTTTGAAGTAGGACAGAAAGCCACAGCAGAACCCGTATCAGCCAAGCGTTGACATTCGCTATCACACAAATGAATACCGTGTGCAAATACCGAGCGTTCACTCAACAGGCCATGATGATCGTATACATCCAGGTAGTTAGTACGCTCAGGGAACAGTTCTTTAACCCATTCAATTTCTTTTAAGTTTTCTGATAAATGGGTGTGCATATACAGATCAGGGTATTCATTTAACAAACGCGCCGCAACATCAAGCTGTTCAGGCGTACTTGTCGGTGCAAAACGAGGCGTTACCGCATAGTGCAAGCGGCCTTTATGGTGCCAGCGTTCAATCAACTCTTTACTGTCTTCATAACAACTTTCAATGGTATCGGTTAAGAAATCAGGCGCGTTACGATCCATCATCACTTTACCGCAGATAATACGTAAGTTACGTAATTCCGCTTGCGTAAAGAAGCTATCAACCGATGCTTTATGTACAGTCCCGAATACTAACGCTGTCGTGGTACCGTTACTCATTAATTCTTCTAAGAAGATCTCAGCTACTTTTGTCGCATGCTCAGGATCATCAAACTTACCTTCTGCAGGGAAAGTATAGTTATTTAGCCAATCCAGTAATTGCTCACCGTACGACGCAATCATACCCGTCTGTGGGTAATGTACATGGGTATCAATAAAACCCGATGTAATGAGCTTATTCTCATATACTTTTACAGTGATATCGCTGCTTTCATTAGCCAGGATCTCATCTGCGTTACCAACCCCTTGCACGATACCATTTTCAATGATCATTGCGCCATCAGCAAAATATTCATACGAATTTTCCATACCGACTTTATCGGGATCGCCAATGCTATGTAATATTGCTGATCGGTATGCTGTTCGAATTGTACTCATCTAAAACTTCCTTCATTATGCTACTGCATCATATCTCGCGCTATCCTAATACGCTCAAGATAGCCTGTCTATAATTATACACTGTCGATTACTAGGCTAACTTAGCTATGTCGCTATTTACTTGCACTAGATTAGGTTTTTGTTTGTTTTCTAATGCACGGCCTTGATAAATTGCAATCAGCTCACCTGCCACTGAAATAGCTATCTCGGCAGGATGTTTACCTGCCACCGCACTAATACCTATCGGGCAGATCATCTGATTAATTTGGGTATCGGTGAAATCACGCGCTCGTAGTCGATATTGAAAACGCTTTTTCTTCGTCTGCGAACCAATCAGGCCAAAATACTTAGCATCACCGCGCTTTAAAATGGCTTTGGCTAAATCAAAATCCAGCTGATGATTATGCGTCATCACTAGATAATAACTGTCTGCAGGCATATCACGCACGTCACCTACCGGATCATCACTCAATAATTTGGTGACATTATCCGGTAATTGCGCTGGAAATTGTTCATCACGTTCATCAATCCAGGTGACTCGGAATGGCAAGGTCGCGACAACATGTAACAAGGCTTTCGCCACATGCCCAGCACCAAATACCACTAAATGCTGTAGTGACTGGCCAATTGGTTCAAACATCAAGGTAGCACTGCCACCGCAGCATTGCCCTAAGCGTGCGCCGAGATCAAAGCGTTCGACGACAAGCGAATCTTTACCACTATCAAGCATTTCACGTGCCATTTTAGTGGCAAGATGTTCTAAATGACCACCGCCAATGGTAGCGTATAGCTTATCTTGTGTTACTAACATTTTAGTGCCCGAATCTCGCGGTGTTGAACCGTGATGCTCAAGCACTGTTACCATGATGCATGCTTCACCGCGCTGCTTTAGCGTCGCAAGTGGGTCAATCCAATTGTCTTCAAACATCATCAATCTCCTTACTAACAGCCCAACGATACGAACCGCGTTGTTAACGATTTAGGCCTACACAGTCACACTGTCTTTTTTGGATTCAGTCACTTCCGCAGCAAGTGCCGCTTTGTACTTATAGCTTTCAGCCTCTTCGACTGCCCACAGCACACGCTCTGGTGTTGCTGGTGTATCTAAATGTGGCATATATTGATGATCAGCAACACTCGCAGCCGCATCACGTAATGCACTCCACACTGACATACTCAGCATAAATGGTGGTTCACCGACCGCTTTAGAGTTGTAAACCGTTTGCTCAGGGTTGCTACGGTTCTCAACCAAGTGGGTTCTAAAATCAATTGGCGTATCGGCAATTGCGGGGATCTTGTAACCCATAGGACCATTTGTCGCTAACTTACCTTTGTCATTCCACACTAACTCTTCAGTCGTCAACCAACCTAGCCCTTGG from Moritella marina ATCC 15381 encodes the following:
- the xdhC gene encoding xanthine dehydrogenase accessory protein XdhC; this translates as MMFEDNWIDPLATLKQRGEACIMVTVLEHHGSTPRDSGTKMLVTQDKLYATIGGGHLEHLATKMAREMLDSGKDSLVVERFDLGARLGQCCGGSATLMFEPIGQSLQHLVVFGAGHVAKALLHVVATLPFRVTWIDERDEQFPAQLPDNVTKLLSDDPVGDVRDMPADSYYLVMTHNHQLDFDLAKAILKRGDAKYFGLIGSQTKKKRFQYRLRARDFTDTQINQMICPIGISAVAGKHPAEIAISVAGELIAIYQGRALENKQKPNLVQVNSDIAKLA